From the genome of Pseudomonas sp. WJP1:
GCTCCACCCTCCAACCAGGAACACCTTGATGAGAAAGCGCTACTCGCTACCGCTATTGGCCGTTGCAACCCTCGTCCTCTCGGCGTGCAGCAACAAAAAAGTCGCATCATCGGACACCTATTCAGGCTTTCTGAAAGACTACAGCGCCTTGACGGAGCACCAGTCACCCTCGGGGGAGCCGGTATTGAGCTGGGTGAACCCGACCCTTGAGCTCAACCGTTACACGCAGGTCTATATCGAACCGAGCCGGTACTACCCGCAGCCCGCACCCAGCAAGCGCCTGCCACAGACCACGCTTGACGACACGACCTGGTACTACGATGCGGCGCTCAAGCACGAGCTGGGCAAGGTCTTGACCGTGGTCACCACCCCAGGCCCCAAAACCCTGATCGTGCGGCCGGCAATCACGCGAGTGACGGCCAGCACACAGGGCCTGCGCTTTTACGAATGGCTGCCGATCACCCTGGTTGCGGCAGGTGTCAGCACCGCCACCGGGATCCGTGACCAGGACAGTGAAATTGCCACCGAAGTAGCCTTTGTCGATGGCGGGAACAGGACCCTGGTCGCCAAAGTGGTGCGCAAGGGCACGGGAGTGCCGCTGGAAAACGACAAAGAGGTGATCACCACGGCAAACGTCAAGGGCGTGCTCGACGGCTGGGCCAGCGACCTGCGCAAGTCGTATCTTGCGATGCGCCAGTAGGAGGCGACTTAATGCTCCTACGGAGTGGTGCAGAAAACTGAACTACTACAGCTTGCCAAATAAGTTCATTTCGCGGTTATCCCCAATCACTGTCGAAGCCGGGTTGCCCGCAAGGTGGCCGGCGCTGCCAGCGAGCGAGCATCTCGGAAAGAGCAGCAATGACCCATCAATCGAACACGCAACCCTGGCGCACCTATCAGTTCTGCTAGTACCCGACTTTTGCAAAAGCGCCAATACTGAGCTCCCGCACTTCGGACCTTGGGGGTAACCACCCATGACATCATCACCGCGCGAAGCCGTACTCTGCCATTACCACTACGACCCCCTCGATCGCCTGATCAGTCATGTTCTAGCAGATACCCCCGAACGCCAGCGCTTCTACTGCAAAAGCCGGTTGTCCACCGAGATACAGGGGGCGATTCGCTACTCGATCGTCCAGAATGAAGAACAGTTGTTGGCACAACAACGAAGCGAGGGTGATGCACCTGAAACCACGCTGCTGGTCACCGACCAGCAGCGTTCGGTGTTGCACAGGCTCAAGGCCAATCATCCACCGCAACCCATCGCTTATTCGCCCTATGGTCACCGTCCTGTTGGAAGCGGGTTGCTCAGCCTGCTCGGTTTTAACGGCGAACGGCCGGATCCGGTGACCGGGTGTTATTTGCTGGGGAATGGGTATAGGGCGTTTAATCCCGTATTGATGCGGTTTAATAGCCCCGATAGTTTTAGCCCGTTTGAAAAAGGAGGAATTAATGCATACGCGTATTGCGGCGGAAACCCTGTAAATCGAACTGACCCCACCGGACACTCCTGGGTGGATGATATTATAGATGAAGTCATAACAAAAATCCCTCTCGGAAAAGAGCACCTCAAGAAAACAATTGCAAAAAATACAGCTAGAGAAATAGCGGAGAACACCCCTCCTGCACTCAGAGGCATAGACCCTCCAGACGAATTATATTTCGACAGATATACAATAATAAAAAACGCCCGCAATAAGACAAGAGAAAAATTCGAGACAGCACTGGCCAAGGTAGAAGAGCTTAAAAGGCTGCCACCCTCTATTCAAAACTTAGAAAAAATGAGCAAGCTTTTCTCAAACGCAAAGAAAAACCTGGACGCTTCATACGTATTTGATCTCGCGCGAATAGATCATAAAGTGATGATTTCTATGAAAATATCACCACCTATTCAAAAAAGTATACCAACAACCGCAACCTCTATCTCAAACAGCCCCTCCCCCTCAGCTAGTGCAGCTAATATCAGGAAAAGCGAACAAACAAAAAAGTAGAAACTGGTCAGACTTATACATAGGAAAAATTTAACGTGGTGCCTGGACTCACTCAAAACAACCGATGCAGTGCACTTGGAATTTTAAGGCTGAGATAGCTGCAACCTGTTTCAGGACTAGGCACCTTTAATTTTTTCCAGTCTTCGCTTCATCCCTACCGGCCAATTTTACACTCCTGCGCCTAAATTATGCCTGCGCTGACAGTTGTTACGAATAACATTATCAATTAGTGAATCCCCCCGAAAACCCCGCCATGACGATGCCCACTGTCTTATCTGTGTACCTTGCTACATCCGTTCCACAGGGACATGGACACTGGCAACAAAATAGAGAAAACAAATGATGACCGACGGACAGAAATTGGGAAACGAACGCCCCATCAAAGGGGGGGGGATGGCTGCGCACAACAAATAGAAGTCTCCAGCCGCACCAATGAGGTACCAGTCGACCAAGATCAGCGGATGTCTCAGGGCGAGCGTATCGTGTAAGAATCGGATGGCCGGCATGGGATCGGGATCTTGTTTATGGGTGGTGCAATACAAGCTGGCAACCCGCGTAAGCCTTTAATTCTTAACTTATTGATTCAATGAAAGAATCTTGACCTTTAAGGCTCCACCCCCTTTCTTCAAACTTTTGACGCCATAAGGTAACGAAAAGTACTATCGCAAGAAGCCTTCCAACCTTTGCAGAGGATTGAAATAGAGTTTGACCGGATGATTTGATTTGCTTGGCCTAGCGTCATCGCAGGCAAGCATGACTCCCACACCAATCTATGCAAAATATTGAGAAAGCTGATTCAGGCAGGCAGTCAAAGCAATCTGGCAGGAATCCAAATGCAGGCGTCGACTGGCTGTAGCAAAGTGCAAGCATGCCAGCCACCGGCTTTTCCCCCAGGAATGCACACATGTCCAGCGCCAAAGCATCGCCCAAAAGATCACCGTTTGCCCGGCTCGCCCTGGCCATCTCCCTGAGCGCCCTCGGCCTGCCGTTGTCCATGGGCAATGCCCAGGCCCACGGCGGTCACGCCGAAATGGTGCCTTTGCAAGCGGGCCTCGAGGAGTTTGGCGCCAGCGTCAAATGGGACGACTACTCGAACCTGTTCACCATTGCCAAGGACGGGGTCTACCTCAAGGTCAAGCCGGACAGCAAAGTGGCCATGCTCAACGGCAAGCGCATGGAGCTGACGGTGCCCGTGGTGTTCAAGGGCAAGACGGCGTTCATGTCCAAGGACTTCATCAACCAGGTCTTCCAGTCCGGCCTGGACACGACCTTTGTCGTTGAGACCCGCCCTAACCCGCTCAACCCCCTGACGGCGGACGAAATCACCGCCGCAGTGGACATCATCAAGAAGTCCGAGCACTACAAGCCCGACTTCCGCTTCACCGAAGTATCGGTCAAGGAACCACCGAAGGATCAGGTGTGGAACTTCGTCTACACCGGGCAAAACGTGACCCAGCCGCGCCAGGCCAATATCGTGGTGCTGGAAGGCAAGCATGTGATCGAAGCGCTGGTGGATCTCGACAGCAAGGCGCTGCAATCCTGGAAGCCGATCGAAGGCGCCCACGGCATGGTGCTGCTGGATGATTTCGCCACGGTGCAAACCGCCGTCGAGACCAGCCCCGAATACGCCCAGGCCCTGGCCAAGCGTGGCATCAACGATGTGAAGAAGGTCGTCGCCACGCCGCTGACCGTCGGTTACTTCGACGGCAAGGACGGCTTGGCCCAGGACAAGCGCCTGCTGAAGATTGTCAGCTACCTCAATGTCGATGACGGCAACTATTGGGCACACCCGATCGAGGGCCTGGTGGCGATCGTCGATCTGGAGCAGAAAAAACTCATCAAGATCGAAGACGAAGCACTCGTTCCGGTCCCGATGAAACCGACGCCCTACGACGGACGCGGGCGCAAGGGCGTGGCGGTCAAGCCGCTGGAAATCATCGAACCCGAAGGCAAGAACTACACCATCACCGGCAACAGCATTCACTGGCAGAACTGGGACTTCCACGTTCGCCTCGATTCGCGGGTCGGCCCGATCCTGTCCACCGTCACCTACGACGACAAGGGCAAAAAGCGCAAGATCATGTACGAAGGCTCCCTGGGCGGGATGATCGTGCCTTACGGCGACCCGGATGTGGGCTGGTACTTCAAGGCTTACCTGGATTCCGGCGACTACGGCATGGGTACCCTGACCTCACCGATCGCCCGTGGCAAAGACGCTCCGGAAAACGCCGTGCTGCTGGACGCCACCATCGCCGACTACACTGGCGCACCGACCTCGATTCCGCGCGCCATGGCGGTGTTCGAGCGCTATGCCGGTCCGGAATACAAACACCAGGAAATGGGCCAGCCCAACCTCAGCACCGAGCGGCGTGAACTGGTGGTGCGCTGGATCAGCACGGTCGGCAACTACGACTACATCTTCGACTGGGTCTTCCAGCAGAACGGCACCATCGGCATCGACGCCGGCGCCACCGGCATCGAAGCGGTCAAGGGCGTGAAATCGAAAACCATGCACGAAGAAACCGCCAAGGAAGACACGCGCTACGGCACCCTGCTCGACCACAACATCGTCGGCACCACGCACCAGCACATCTATAACTTCCGCCTGGACATGGACGTGGACGGTGAAAGCAACTCGCTGGTGGAAGTGAACCCGGTGGTGCTGCCCAACGACCGTGGCGGGCCGCGCACCAGCACCATGCAGACCGAAACCCGCGTGGTCAGCACCGAACAGCAAGCGGCGCAGAAGTTCGACCCGTCGACCGTTCGCCTGCTGAGCAACCTCAGCAAGGAAAACAAGGTCGGCAACCCGGTGTCCTACCAGTTGATTCCCTATGCCGGTGGCACGCATCCGGTGGCCAAGGGCGCCAACTTCGGCACGGACGAATGGCTGTACCACCGCCTGAGTTTCATGGACAAGCAGCTGTGGGTGACGCAATACAACCCGGAAGAGAAGTACCCGGAAGGCAAGTACCCGAACCGCTCGGACAAAGACTCGGGGCTGGGGCAATTCACCCAGGACAACCATT
Proteins encoded in this window:
- a CDS encoding DUF3313 domain-containing protein, which encodes MRKRYSLPLLAVATLVLSACSNKKVASSDTYSGFLKDYSALTEHQSPSGEPVLSWVNPTLELNRYTQVYIEPSRYYPQPAPSKRLPQTTLDDTTWYYDAALKHELGKVLTVVTTPGPKTLIVRPAITRVTASTQGLRFYEWLPITLVAAGVSTATGIRDQDSEIATEVAFVDGGNRTLVAKVVRKGTGVPLENDKEVITTANVKGVLDGWASDLRKSYLAMRQ
- a CDS encoding RHS repeat-associated core domain-containing protein, with protein sequence MTSSPREAVLCHYHYDPLDRLISHVLADTPERQRFYCKSRLSTEIQGAIRYSIVQNEEQLLAQQRSEGDAPETTLLVTDQQRSVLHRLKANHPPQPIAYSPYGHRPVGSGLLSLLGFNGERPDPVTGCYLLGNGYRAFNPVLMRFNSPDSFSPFEKGGINAYAYCGGNPVNRTDPTGHSWVDDIIDEVITKIPLGKEHLKKTIAKNTAREIAENTPPALRGIDPPDELYFDRYTIIKNARNKTREKFETALAKVEELKRLPPSIQNLEKMSKLFSNAKKNLDASYVFDLARIDHKVMISMKISPPIQKSIPTTATSISNSPSPSASAANIRKSEQTKK
- the tynA gene encoding primary-amine oxidase produces the protein MSSAKASPKRSPFARLALAISLSALGLPLSMGNAQAHGGHAEMVPLQAGLEEFGASVKWDDYSNLFTIAKDGVYLKVKPDSKVAMLNGKRMELTVPVVFKGKTAFMSKDFINQVFQSGLDTTFVVETRPNPLNPLTADEITAAVDIIKKSEHYKPDFRFTEVSVKEPPKDQVWNFVYTGQNVTQPRQANIVVLEGKHVIEALVDLDSKALQSWKPIEGAHGMVLLDDFATVQTAVETSPEYAQALAKRGINDVKKVVATPLTVGYFDGKDGLAQDKRLLKIVSYLNVDDGNYWAHPIEGLVAIVDLEQKKLIKIEDEALVPVPMKPTPYDGRGRKGVAVKPLEIIEPEGKNYTITGNSIHWQNWDFHVRLDSRVGPILSTVTYDDKGKKRKIMYEGSLGGMIVPYGDPDVGWYFKAYLDSGDYGMGTLTSPIARGKDAPENAVLLDATIADYTGAPTSIPRAMAVFERYAGPEYKHQEMGQPNLSTERRELVVRWISTVGNYDYIFDWVFQQNGTIGIDAGATGIEAVKGVKSKTMHEETAKEDTRYGTLLDHNIVGTTHQHIYNFRLDMDVDGESNSLVEVNPVVLPNDRGGPRTSTMQTETRVVSTEQQAAQKFDPSTVRLLSNLSKENKVGNPVSYQLIPYAGGTHPVAKGANFGTDEWLYHRLSFMDKQLWVTQYNPEEKYPEGKYPNRSDKDSGLGQFTQDNHSIENTDDVVWLTTGTTHIARAEEWPIMPTEWVHVLLKPWNFFDETPTLNLNSPK